From a region of the Mercurialis annua linkage group LG1-X, ddMerAnnu1.2, whole genome shotgun sequence genome:
- the LOC126675115 gene encoding uncharacterized protein LOC126675115 — MEETTSTPTSPSSASLKQRLKYKYIACLHSSFRKNITHRASAGPPPSSGVHNDSDDSNTIPKQPILNRTFSIDKCKSFITRIGRNAQGLAHGHLPSDGNGHGNGNGHGRGHRRRHSLSSDFRYDATSYALNFDEGNNDSVENEYRLRSFSSRLPQSPKREIACG, encoded by the coding sequence ATGGAAGAAACAACAAGCACACCAACTTCTCCATCATCTGCATCCCTAAAACAAAggctaaaatataaatacattGCATGTTTACATTCTTCTTTCCGGAAAAACATTACTCATCGTGCTTCCGCCGGCCCTCCACCTTCTTCCGGCGTCCATAATGACTCCGACGATTCGAACACAATTCCAAAACAACCTATTCTTAATCGAACCTTCTCCATCGATAAATGCAAGAGTTTCATTACGCGTATTGGTCGAAATGCACAAGGACTTGCACATGGACACTTGCCAAGCGATGGTAACGGACATGGGAATGGGAACGGACATGGACGTGGACACCGGAGGCGGCATTCGCTTTCTTCCGATTTTCGGTATGATGCGACGAGTTATGCTTTGAACTTTGATGAAGGAAATAATGATAGTGTTGAAAATGAGTATCGATTAAGGAGTTTCTCTTCAAGATTGCCCCAATCTCCCAAAAGGGAAATTGCTTGTGGTTGA
- the LOC126667742 gene encoding probable E3 ubiquitin-protein ligase RHY1A produces the protein MAGMLPGVECARRRRFHQSSDAVTATASYGGSGSTRRSSFCLYTSNHDTASHNSTLQRSILKKVYEDEKLGGVARQAKERLDERLRTQRTSSSKSFGSLKGTAEGRATGGELQTEVYGLKKSNNSSNSFGSRRFSWGKLSWKSGEQDECTICLERFKSGETLVHLPCAHKFHCKCLVPWLETSVHCPCCRLEIHVDFS, from the exons ATGGCTGGTATGTTACCTGGAGTTGAATGTGCTAGAAGAAGAAGGTTTCATCAAAGCAGTGATGCAGTGACTGCCACCGCCTCCTACGGTGGCTCCGGCTCTACAAGAAGGTCATCCTTTTGCTTGTATACTAGCAACCATGATACAGCTTCTCATAACTCAACTCTG caAAGAAGCATATTAAAGAAAGTATACGAAGATGAGAAGCTTGGAGGAGTCGCAAGACAAGCCAAGGAGAGACTGGATGAGAGATTAAGAACACAAAGGACATCATCATCCAAAAG CTTTGGAAGCTTAAAGGGTACAGCAGAAGGAAGGGCAACAGGGGGAGAGTTGCAAACAGAGGTTTATGGATTAAAGAAGAGTAATAATAGTAGTAATAGTTTTGGGTCAAGAAGATTTAGTTGGGGAAAATTGAGTTGGAAATCAGGTGAGCAAGATGAGTGCACCATTTGTCTTGAAAGGTTCAAGTCTGGAGAGACCCTGGTGCACCTACCTTGTGCTCATAAGTTCCACTGCAAGTGCTTGGTTCCATGGCTAGAGACCAGTGTTCATTGCCCTTGTTGTCGATTGGAAATTCATGTCGATTTTTCATAG
- the LOC126666195 gene encoding uncharacterized protein LOC126666195 → MVYTYTPTYYSTIHESITSLCKNILPFSFKKRRLPAAEHRLSKLQSDNLKWQQDSYHQILNLMGLHKEGILNENEVSAFRTHLLETLIASPPEHEQPLILKDKLIFLQELLYAKCISEDEYHSSKRPLLQRLAVQGAEIEARDVFVAGPKDLKENPEEKWSIIDLKDEKSLVSKENFPFKNRPNPNSVIKQQIKGAVSVFGFGSSHKLTKHRDEKSIFDIEANGAENPVGYSETKSILMQQSLPNESANENGSNGKIKRKPFRNLIMKDHVHDGGGGENCVKSEEKLSKSAKKQWGFKKWSKKNDSDDETNPLPLNNERSDYGSYREGPDTKLIKKKLHSDGSASDFFIDKVLGDKIKKELSRIQTELCTTNPNLKFSDDQMEAISTKLPVEKAHLKQFFPKSWCDRYGDVVLDVVKKEFKEHVGEMENMRNASRENHNTNSKRWTTFEDNDYENCHPNLFAHSNNSHLSSSKNFENNPFYDDHSESIANKHRSEYQNPFWSPRHSSSLFG, encoded by the exons ATGGTGTACACATACACACCTACATACTACTCAACAATCCATGAGTCAATCACTTCGCTTTGCAAGAATATTCTTCCTTTTTCTTTCAAGAAAAGAAGATTACCTGCTGCTGAACACAGATTATCAAAGCTTCAATCTGATAACTTGAAATGGCAGCAAGACTCTTACCATCAAATCTTGAACTTAATGGGTCTTCACAAAGAAGGGATTTTAAATGAGAATGAAGTTTCAGCTTTTAGAACTCATTTGCTTGAAACCCTAATTGCTTCTCCACCTGAACATGAACAGCCTCTCATCTTGAAAGACAAGTTAATTTTCTTGCAG GAGCTGCTTTATGCAAAATGTATATCAGAAGATGAGTACCATTCTTCAAAAAGACCATTGTTACAGAGATTGGCAGTTCAAGGAGCGGAAATTGAGGCAAGAGATGTTTTTGTAGCTGGCCCAAAAGATTTAAAAGAGAATCCAGAAGAAAAATGGtcaattattgatttaaaaGATGAGAAAAGTTTGGTTAGTAAAGAAAACTTTCCATTCAAGAACAGACCAAACCCTAACTCAGTAATCAAGCAGCAGATCAAAGGAGCTGTCTCTGTTTTTGGATTTGGATCATCTCATAAGCTAACAAAGCATAGAGATGAGAAGAGTATATTTGACATTGAAGCCAATGGTGCAGAGAACCCAGTTGGATATAGTGAAACTAAGTCAATTCTGATGCAACAAAGCTTACCAAATGAGTCTGCAAATGAAAATGGAAGTAATGGCAAGATAAAGAGAAAACCTTTTAGGAATCTAATCATGAAGGATCATGTTCatgatggtggtggtggtgagaATTGTGTTAAATCTGAGGAGAAACTGTCAAAATCAGCAAAGAAACAATGGGGTTTTAAGAAATGGAGTAAGAAAAATGATTCTGATGATGAGACTAATCCTTTGCCTCTCAACAATGAAAGATCAGATTATGGATCTTATAGAGAAGGACCAGACACTAAATTGATAAAGAAGAAGCTGCATTCCGATGGTTCTGCTTCAGATTTTTTCATTGATAAG GTTTTAGGTGACAAGATAAAGAAAGAACTGTCAAGAATTCAAACTGAACTCTGCACTACAAACCCCAATCTAAAATTCTC GGATGATCAAATGGAAGCAATTTCCACCAAGCTTCCAGTTGAGAAGGCTCATCTGAAGCAGTTCTTTCCCAA GTCATGGTGTGATCGATATGGTGACGTGGTATTGGATGTGGTGAAGAAAGAGTTCAAAGAGCATGTTGGAGAAATGGAGAACATGAGAAATGCTTCTAGAGAGAATCACAACACCAATTCCAAGCGATGGACTACATTTGAAGATAATGATTATGAGAATTGCCACCCGAACCTGTTTGCTCACAGCAACAATAGTCATCTTAGCAGCAGTAAGAACTTCGAGAACAATCCGTTTTACGATGATCACAGCGAAAGCATTGCGAACAAGCACAGATCCGAATATCAGAATCCATTTTGGTCACCGAGGCACAGCTCTTCCTTGTTTGGTTGA
- the LOC126664543 gene encoding uncharacterized protein LOC126664543: MGSGSSRMGRRPSRIRPNRKSSFFSSLICGGSASCSSSQMENSPDEIQVNSGKHCALITHEIRIPTEDSSFISGAGTGSISSAADDGGGASPGSYSAVNEGTSAAEHGYRNTETSINGKCLSESKEIVAPCQVSDNHSRSEFFRNRSSAEASTSFKDQESSDVVSVNVSTNKDATNGLDNSENKGVSQICPRNIHPGSSSSQGPGGSGVDGSSVGNLVEEVTSTVHSGHISRRSDGPATFLGDGLQEAIPSSFGLLMANREEGQGDESVVHVDVVSVSSSILSGSNSDTNNREARRSSRRLFWDAFSRRSSRRHLDSPTIVFSTDNTDDLLSHDRWLLDFSGDMFGDGIGSDSGYLSSRIHTLNGRRRHSRSEIWERLRGGLDEHGRRTTFCPSGLHLDGMCSCESFSTTEETSTRASISRIVMLAEALFEVLDEIHRQPLSLSLSTMSLPAPESVVDSFPLKNHKKEKKVEGGDDDEQCYICLAEYEEGDKIRVLPCQHEYHMSCVDKWLKEIHGICPLCRGDVREGANVPSASCNDFSIRP; encoded by the exons ATGGGTTCGGGCAGTAGCCGAATGGGTCGGCGCCCATCACGCATCCGACCGAACCGCAAAAGCAGCTTCTTCTCTTCTCTAATTTGCGGCGGCTCCGCTTCTTGCTCTTCTTCTCAg ATGGAAAATTCTCCAGATGAGATTCAAGTTAATTCTGGAAAGCATTGTGCTCTGATCACCCATGAGATTCGGATTCCCACAGAAGATTCTTCTTTCATTTCTGGCGCGGGTACGGGGTCTATCAGCTCTGCTGCTGATGATGGAGGTGGAGCATCACCCGGAAGCTACAGTGCAGTCAACGAGGGAACTTCTGCTGCTGAACATGGTTATAGAAATACTGAAACGAGTATTAATGGAAAATGCTTGTCTGAGAGTAAGGAAATAGTTGCTCCATGTCAGGTAAGTGATAATCATAGTCGTAGTGAATTTTTTAGGAATAGAAGTAGTGCCGAAGCTAGTACTTCATTTAAAGATCAAGAATCTTCAGATGTTGTCTCTGTCAATGTTTCCACTAACAAGGATGCAACCAATGGCCTTGACAATTCAGAGAACAAGGGTGTATCTCAGATCTGTCCCCGTAACATACATCCAGGCAGTTCATCTTCACAAGGGCCGGGAGGTTCTGGTGTTGATGGCTCATCTGTTGGGAATCTCGTTGAAGAAGTAACAAGCACAGTTCATTCTGGTCACATTTCTCGTAGATCTGATGGTCCTGCAACTTTTCTAGGAGATGGTTTACAAGAAGCAATACCTTCAAGTTTCGGACTTCTCATGGCCAATAGGGAAGAAGGGCAGGGAGATGAAAGTGTGGTGCATGTAGATGTGGTTAGCGTCTCTTCCAGCATTTTGTCCGGTAGCAATTCTGATACAAATAATCGTGAAGCCAGGCGAAGCAGTAGAAGACTGTTCTGGGATGCATTTTCAAGGCGCAGTTCCAGAAGGCATCTGGATTCCCCAACTATCGTTTTCTCAACGGATAATACTGATGATTTACTATCTCATGACAGATGGCTACTTGATTTCAGTGGTGATATGTTTGGTGATGGTATAGGCAGCGACTCTGGGTACCTAAGCAGTAGAATCCACACCTTGAATGGACGAAGAAGACACTCGAGATCTGAG ATCTGGGAAAGACTTCGTGGTGGCCTTGACGAGCATGGCCGTAGAACTACCTTTTGTCCATCTGGACTCCATCTTGATGGTATGTGCTCATGTGAATCGTTCTCAACAACTGAGGAGACTAGTACTCGTGCAAGCATATCACGAATAGTCATGCTTGCAGAAGCTCTATTTGAG GTTTTGGATGAAATTCATCGGCAGCCACTCTCGCTTTCCCTATCGACAATGTCACTTCCTGCCCCAGAATCTGTTGTTGATTCTTTTCCTCTTAAGAACCACAAAAAGGAGAAAAAGGTAGAAGGCGGTGATGATGATGAACA GTGTTACATCTGTCTGGCCGAGTATGAGGAAGGAGACAAAATAAGAGTTCTCCCCTGCCAGCACGAGTATCACATGTCATGTGTCGATAAATGGCTTAAAGAGATACACGG CATATGTCCACTCTGTCGAGGAGATGTTCGTGAGGGTGCCAATGTTCCGTCTGCTTCTTGCAACGATTTCTCAATACGTCCGTAA